From one Bacteroidota bacterium genomic stretch:
- a CDS encoding DUF1330 domain-containing protein — protein MEAQSPKETLTIEPKIYIVLDITVTDSAMYEQYRSGVEPIIHKYGEGI, from the coding sequence TTGGAAGCACAGTCCCCAAAAGAAACATTAACAATTGAACCTAAAATATATATTGTACTCGATATTACGGTAACCGATTCGGCTATGTATGAACAATACAGATCAGGTGTTGAACCTATAATTCATAAATATGGGGAAGGTATTTAG
- a CDS encoding DUF1801 domain-containing protein, giving the protein MKASGKTVKEILTNLPEDRAEPFNKLHDVIVKNLPKGFEAAISYGGLGYVIPHSLYPAGYHCKPSEPLPFAGIASQKNSINFYHMGIYSDPKLLDWFLSEFPKHSEQKLDMGKSCIRFKKFDAIPYKLIGELMKKMSAKEWIEKYESMLKPKPAPVKSKK; this is encoded by the coding sequence ATGAAAGCATCCGGAAAAACAGTAAAAGAAATTTTAACTAATCTCCCTGAAGACAGGGCTGAACCTTTTAATAAATTACATGATGTTATTGTTAAAAACTTACCAAAAGGTTTTGAAGCCGCCATTAGTTATGGTGGACTAGGGTACGTTATTCCTCATTCACTTTATCCGGCAGGTTACCATTGCAAGCCAAGCGAGCCTCTCCCATTTGCCGGAATTGCTTCTCAAAAGAATTCAATTAATTTTTATCATATGGGCATTTACTCCGATCCGAAATTACTAGATTGGTTCTTAAGTGAATTTCCAAAACACAGTGAACAAAAACTTGACATGGGAAAAAGTTGTATCCGATTTAAGAAATTCGATGCCATCCCCTATAAACTCATTGGTGAACTGATGAAAAAAATGAGTGCTAAAGAGTGGATTGAAAAATACGAATCCATGCTAAAACCGAAACCTGCACCCGTTAAATCCAAAAAATAA
- a CDS encoding DUF1572 family protein — MTNSQQTAKRFKEVFLNGTWIANTNYKSQLSDLSLKKAVSTIGPLNSIAVLAQHIHYYIAGVKNVLKGGQLEINDRFSFEFPSICTQTEWELFLNKFWRDAEEFASLIEVMSEKQMQQVFIDVKYGNYQRNIDGLIEHSYYHLGQIVLLKKMLSSMTNQQIISY; from the coding sequence ATGACAAATTCCCAACAAACTGCTAAGCGATTTAAAGAAGTTTTCCTGAATGGAACCTGGATAGCCAATACCAATTACAAGAGCCAGTTGTCCGACCTTAGCCTGAAAAAAGCAGTGTCCACAATAGGCCCATTAAACTCTATTGCAGTACTTGCACAACATATACATTATTACATTGCCGGAGTTAAGAACGTTTTAAAAGGAGGACAGTTAGAAATTAATGATAGGTTCAGTTTTGAATTCCCTTCGATATGCACACAAACAGAATGGGAGCTGTTTTTAAATAAATTCTGGAGAGATGCTGAAGAATTCGCTTCACTTATCGAAGTAATGTCAGAAAAACAAATGCAACAGGTATTTATAGATGTTAAATATGGAAACTATCAGCGAAACATTGATGGACTTATTGAGCATAGTTATTATCATCTGGGCCAAATTGTTCTTTTAAAAAAAATGCTTTCCTCTATGACCAATCAACAAATTATAAGCTATTAA
- a CDS encoding DUF1801 domain-containing protein, with translation MNLEIQNYIAQQSNDDIAICSILAKVIDDVLIKAESKIWHAHPVWFLDGNPIVGFSKQKAGLRLMFWSGVDFDEEELNIIGKKFKDASIIYTSVEQIDAKILKRWLKKSKEIQWDYKNIVKRKGQLLKLK, from the coding sequence ATGAACCTAGAAATACAAAATTATATCGCTCAACAATCAAATGACGATATAGCTATTTGCAGCATTCTGGCGAAAGTTATCGATGATGTGCTGATAAAAGCAGAAAGCAAAATCTGGCATGCTCATCCCGTTTGGTTTTTAGATGGAAATCCTATTGTCGGATTCAGTAAACAAAAGGCGGGACTACGATTAATGTTTTGGAGTGGGGTAGATTTTGATGAAGAAGAATTAAATATAATTGGGAAAAAATTTAAGGATGCCTCTATAATTTATACTTCAGTTGAGCAAATAGACGCGAAAATACTCAAACGCTGGTTGAAAAAGTCAAAGGAAATTCAATGGGATTATAAAAACATTGTGAAAAGAAAAGGACAACTCTTGAAGTTGAAATAA
- a CDS encoding GyrI-like domain-containing protein encodes MTPRIETSSEKKLIGIRLSMSLSNLKVAELWKTFMPKRKEIINNINSDLISVAVYTTNHFTNFKPTNEFERWATIEVANFNSIPPGMEKFILPGGLYAVFDYKGSSEVSYIYQYIYGIWIPNSEYVLDARPHFEVLGEKYKNNDPTSEEEIWIPVKLK; translated from the coding sequence ATGACACCAAGAATAGAAACATCTTCTGAAAAGAAGTTAATCGGAATTCGATTATCAATGAGTTTAAGCAATTTAAAAGTTGCTGAACTTTGGAAAACTTTTATGCCAAAACGAAAGGAGATTATAAATAATATCAATAGCGACTTAATTTCGGTGGCCGTATATACCACTAATCATTTTACAAATTTTAAACCTACAAATGAATTTGAAAGGTGGGCAACAATAGAAGTTGCCAACTTTAATAGCATACCTCCCGGAATGGAAAAATTTATTTTACCCGGAGGACTTTATGCAGTTTTTGACTACAAAGGATCAAGTGAAGTTTCCTATATTTATCAATATATATACGGAATATGGATACCTAATTCAGAGTACGTCTTAGACGCCAGGCCACATTTTGAAGTGTTAGGCGAAAAATACAAAAACAACGACCCCACATCAGAAGAAGAAATTTGGATACCTGTAAAATTAAAATGA
- a CDS encoding DUF2200 domain-containing protein, translated as MNTDSKHHERIAKMTFASVYPLYLAKVEKKGRSIKELHEVIEWLTGFNDQKIQELIQEKVTLESFFQRAKINPDAHLITGMICGYRIEEIDNALTKKVRYLDKLVDELAKGRKMEKILRC; from the coding sequence ATGAACACCGATTCCAAACATCATGAGCGAATTGCAAAAATGACCTTTGCCTCTGTCTATCCTCTTTATCTGGCCAAAGTGGAAAAGAAGGGGCGTTCAATTAAAGAATTGCATGAAGTAATTGAATGGCTTACCGGCTTCAATGACCAGAAAATTCAGGAGTTAATACAAGAAAAAGTGACTTTAGAATCCTTCTTTCAACGCGCTAAAATTAACCCTGATGCACATTTAATTACCGGGATGATTTGCGGCTATCGCATAGAGGAAATAGACAATGCATTGACAAAGAAAGTTCGCTATCTGGATAAGTTAGTGGATGAATTAGCCAAGGGCAGGAAAATGGAGAAAATACTGCGCTGCTAA
- a CDS encoding DUF1330 domain-containing protein, producing the protein MSFDIDPDTKVIPIEGNWNPNRFIFTEWDSMEEFQKFTNSTEYKNIVVLRAKSTTTKSIIVKEYMKN; encoded by the coding sequence ATGTCATTTGACATCGATCCTGATACGAAAGTGATCCCAATAGAAGGAAACTGGAATCCGAACAGATTTATTTTTACAGAGTGGGATTCGATGGAGGAGTTTCAAAAATTCACAAACTCAACTGAATATAAAAATATTGTAGTGTTAAGAGCAAAATCTACAACGACAAAATCGATTATTGTGAAAGAATACATGAAAAACTGA
- a CDS encoding TetR/AcrR family transcriptional regulator, translated as MDFHVRFDISDKLYLRNPEGSELGKLIVQKAINLIFDIGFEQFTFKKLAVESNCTEASIYRYFENKHRLLLYILSWYWNYMEFLVNFKIMNINDSKEKLKVVIQLLTQDLSVEFGNIEYNTHYLNQIVIAESGKGYMIKDVSELNSNEVFKPYKDLCATIASIISDYNPNYEFPHSLSTTIIEASHQQQFFSKNLPRLTDVNTVKKPDFIKLFLEDMVFKILG; from the coding sequence ATGGATTTCCATGTTAGATTTGATATCAGCGACAAATTGTATTTGCGTAACCCTGAAGGGAGCGAATTGGGGAAACTCATTGTTCAAAAAGCAATCAACTTGATATTTGACATTGGTTTTGAACAGTTTACCTTTAAGAAATTGGCGGTCGAATCGAATTGCACAGAAGCATCTATCTATCGTTATTTTGAAAATAAACACCGGCTGTTATTATACATTCTCAGTTGGTATTGGAACTACATGGAGTTTCTTGTCAATTTCAAAATAATGAACATTAATGATAGTAAAGAGAAGTTAAAGGTTGTTATTCAATTACTTACACAAGACTTATCCGTAGAGTTCGGTAACATTGAATACAATACCCATTATTTAAATCAAATTGTTATTGCAGAAAGTGGTAAAGGGTACATGATAAAAGATGTTTCGGAATTAAATAGTAATGAAGTGTTTAAGCCTTACAAGGATTTATGTGCAACGATAGCCTCAATAATTTCTGATTATAATCCTAACTACGAGTTTCCTCATTCCCTAAGCACGACCATAATCGAAGCCTCACACCAGCAACAATTTTTCAGTAAAAATTTACCTCGACTTACCGATGTGAATACCGTTAAGAAACCTGATTTTATAAAATTGTTTTTGGAGGATATGGTATTTAAAATTCTCGGTTAA